A window of Cryptomeria japonica chromosome 3, Sugi_1.0, whole genome shotgun sequence contains these coding sequences:
- the LOC131074544 gene encoding LOB domain-containing protein 1 yields the protein MEQNEQEMFRIVYPCGACKIQRRKCGDKCVLAPYFPPDDPHKFLLVNKLFGTSRIVKILQDIPVEKRSDTVKSLVYEASARVYDPIYGCSGAVSRLQKQVLELQSQLEAKQADLLNAQADVVFLATGYYNADEIQNNEIDLEEDEDLF from the exons ATGGAACAGAATGAGCAAGAGATGTTTAGGATTGTTTATCCTTGTGGTGCCTGTAAGATTCAACGAAGAAAATGTGGAGACAAATGCGTGCTTGCTCCCTACTTCCCACCAGACGATCCTCACAAATTTTTACTAGTGAACAAATTATTTGGAACAAGCAGGATTGTCAAAATCCTTCAG GATATTCCAGTTGAGAAGAGATCAGATACTGTAAAGAGCTTGGTATATGAAGCAAGTGCGAGAGTATATGACCCAATTTACGGCTGCAGTGGTGCAGTTAGTCGACTGCAGAAACAAGTATTAGAGCTGCAATCACAACTGGAAGCCAAACAAGCAGATCTGCTCAATGCACAGGCTGATGTTGTGTTTTTGGCAACTGGATATTATAATGCGGatgaaatacaaaataatgaaatagatttggaagaagatgaagatctgtTTTGA